The following proteins come from a genomic window of Microbacterium sp. SY138:
- a CDS encoding ABC transporter ATP-binding protein, translating to MPSALEFTDVVVRREGRNIIDHVTWKVDDDQRWVILGPNGAGKTTLLQLADTLMHPTSGTVTVLGETLGRTDVFEVRPRIGFASSAMAKRVPRDETVLNTVLTAAYSVLGRWNESYEAIDERRALRVLGDWRLDHLADRTFGTLSDGEQKRVQIARAVMTDPELLLLDEPTASLDLGSREELLALLSGYASSPTTPAMLMVTHHVEEIPVGFTHVMLIRDGAVVAAGPIAETLTAEALSDTFGMPIVLSGEDGRYAARAAS from the coding sequence ATGCCGAGCGCTCTGGAATTCACCGACGTCGTCGTGCGCCGTGAGGGGCGCAACATCATCGATCACGTGACCTGGAAGGTCGACGACGATCAACGATGGGTGATCCTCGGCCCGAACGGCGCGGGAAAGACCACGCTCCTGCAGCTGGCCGACACTCTCATGCACCCGACGTCGGGAACGGTGACGGTACTGGGGGAGACCCTCGGCCGCACCGACGTGTTCGAGGTGCGCCCGCGCATCGGCTTCGCCTCGTCGGCCATGGCCAAGCGTGTGCCCCGGGACGAGACGGTTCTCAACACCGTGCTCACGGCCGCGTACTCCGTGCTCGGCCGCTGGAACGAGAGCTACGAGGCCATCGACGAGCGCCGCGCGCTCCGCGTCCTCGGCGACTGGCGTCTCGACCATCTGGCCGACCGCACCTTCGGCACCCTCAGCGACGGCGAGCAGAAGAGGGTCCAGATCGCGCGTGCCGTCATGACGGACCCCGAGCTCCTGCTTCTCGACGAGCCCACGGCTTCGCTCGATCTCGGCTCTCGTGAAGAGCTCCTCGCGCTCCTCAGCGGGTACGCGTCCTCGCCGACCACCCCGGCCATGCTGATGGTGACGCACCACGTGGAGGAGATCCCCGTGGGATTCACCCACGTGATGCTGATCCGGGACGGTGCCGTGGTCGCGGCGGGCCCGATCGCGGAGACGCTCACGGCCGAGGCTCTCAGCGACACGTTCGGCATGCCGATCGTGCTCAGCGGCGAGGACGGCCGCTACGCCGCCCGCGCAGCATCCTGA